In Lolium perenne isolate Kyuss_39 chromosome 5, Kyuss_2.0, whole genome shotgun sequence, the sequence TAAAGCATTGTTCATCGCAAAAGTGATACCATTACATTAGTAATGTCAACCTCACCTCCGACAGTGACGTTTAGATGGAATTTAATCGGTCCGAGACTTTTTGCATGAAATGCCTTACTTCTACGTTGGTACTCCATTCAGTTGTCGGAAGGGCAGGACGAATTTCGTTCGAACTTACAAGCCAATGGAAAGTTCTTTGTAAGTTCTTTGTACAATGCAATTATCCAACTTAAAATACCAGTTGATAAAAACAAGAAAATTTGGAAAATGAAAATACCGCTCAAAATTAAGATTTTTGGCTAGTATTTGCGTCGAGGAGTAATCATAACCAAAGATAATCTTTTGAAACGTAATTGGCATGAGAGTATGCAGTGTGTTTTCCGTCGCTATAACGAGACGATTAAACACTTGTTCTTCCAATGTCGCTTTGCCAGGTCTATATGGTCATGCATCCAAGTAGCTTCTGATCTGTATCCCCGACTAGTGTGACCAATATCTTTGGTTATCTTTAGATGTACCGCTACTCATCGTTTATGGTATGCGCTGCAAAAGATGGAGAATCACGACGTCTTTAagtaggtctgtacacggttgaagAACACggtgagggatactttttccataCATGAGTGGTagcataatctacggattggACCTCCGCCTTCACCTTAGACGTCTTGCGGTTGCTCATGTTTGATATGTAATTCGCCTTTTTATCACTACAGATTTTTGAGACTCTTGAACGTCTGTGTGCATCTTGATATGTATATATTGGGTGTAATTGCTTCCTTATTACTACATAATAAAGGGCTCATTATTAAAAAAAGTTAAAATTATAACGGTTACTTAGAACGGAGAGATGGCCGTTTCGCGGGAGCTACAACCAGCAGCCTGCATTCTTTGTGCCGTACGCACACTCTGTCCTCAATTCCTGGGAAAAAAGGAGAAATCCAGCGTTGCGATCGCCGAACGGGGTTCGCTGGCAGCTTTGTAGAGCGTGTGGAGAAGCGGAGGGAGGGCCTTTGTTTCGGACAGACTCGGCGTCGCGCCCACGTGCGTGCGCCCGCCGCGTTCGGCTATCCGTGGATTGGTCGGTCGGTCCATCCTTCCAATCTCGTGCAAGAAGTTTCTCGGTTCGGCGCGCTAAACTCCATGTGCCTCACATGCTGATGCACATCAACGAACGCGGGAACCCGTTTAAGAACATTCATGCATGCTTCTTGTTTTACCTTCATAGGATATACTTTTATCTAGACTAGAGACTAGAGACTAGAGTACTCCATCAAGTGACTAATATACATTTAGCTTTTGCTTACATCAAACCTTTTCATATTTCATGTACTTTTTACAAACAAAAAACATTGACATATGTGACATCCAATTAGTATATTTAGAAGAAAAAACGTTAGAGCATGTCCAACGATGCACATATTTGGCGCACGCGTTTGAATGGATCGCCGCGGGCCGAAAGACTCGCCCAATGTAGCGACCCAAAACTTAGGTTGTCTCTTTCTCTCTCCATGTGGATGCAATTTTAGCCTAAATCTGGGCTAGCTTTATGTCCACGCTGACACGCACGGAGATAACCCAAGTGTCGTCCCCTGGCCCACTAGTCAGTGATAAAACATGGATAGAATCTTTTGAtcttaataaaactaaaatacaatcGATTTTTTCCTAGACTACTAGGCCTCGTCATTGCTCCGGCCGACGACGCGGGATGGGCCAGCCTCCCATGTCACGGATGCGGCCCTCTCCTCGCTGCCCTAGCTTGGAGCGGCTCTGATGCGTCACCGCACGTTGTTTTCCCGTTTGTGTGCATATTCGGGGGCCCTGACCACAATGGCTTCGCACGCATGCGCTAGTTCGCACCTCCCGTGTGGCCTCCAGAGCAAGGATGTGATTGGCCTCTTGGGCAGTAGTGAGTGCCATCCGCTAGGAGAGCATGCCCTTTTGGCCTACGCTCCACGAACATCACCCTAATATGCTATCGATACATCTCCTTCGTGCGGTTCTTGATGGCTACGATTCACCTCCTCAAGGGAGCGGGCACGCGCCACCTTCTCATTGATGATTTCAAAGAAGACGAGCAGGGCCGCCTGCTCGTCGTTCCTCGGCGGACGGCCGGACTCCTTCTCCCCCTCCTCGTCAATGTCTTCCTCTGGGACGAACTCGTCCAGCCCTCATGCGCCATCGCCGCGCGCTCCAGCTCCTCGTTGGATGATGGGTACAACTGGCGCGGGGCATGTGCTAGCTTGGGCCATGTGGTTTGCAGCCAACAAAAGATGGTAGGGAGGCGAGAGTGCGCCAGAAGGAGAAGAGGAATTAGTGTGTCTACTGGGTCATAAGGCGGGACGACGCGACACACCATACATTTTTATAGCCAAATGCCTGCTTGGCAGGAAAGCTTGGAAGGCTAAGCGGGCTTGAGGGACTTTTGCATGTATGTGAAGGAGGCTACCCGTCTGCTGCGGTGCGACTGTGTCGTGCCTGTCATCCAGTGACAAACCTAGGGTTTTGTTTTTGGTGGGCTGGGATGTGCACGATCTATCCAACCATAGGTTTCTATAGTTGCTGGCTGCCGTTAAGAAACAAATCAAACTCCAAAATTAAGACACCAttaaagaaaaaaaaatcatccCTTACATTGGAATCGGTCATATGCTTGATTGGCCTCGTTTCATACATGGACACATGCGCACTTGGCAGGTCGAGTCCAACGAATCGAGTCCTACCTACACACCCGTTACGTGGCAAGAAACCGCAGCATCGTCTTCTCTGTCCATTTGTACTCCCTATACGGCTATACTTGCCGGTGCCCAACGCAGCGAAGATTGTGAATGGAAGTTTCGTCGCATTCTTTTATTCCGTCCATCGACCCACTACGTGCCAACTCTGCTTTTTAATCCTTCCGCCTCAGCCATCTCCAAAGTTGTGTGCTCTGTGAGGTAGGCCGCTACTTGGCCTCATCGCAACCAAAATTGAAATATTTTAAAGACTATGTATGTATACATATTGTCTCCATGTGAACGCGCATATTATTTCGAACATGGCAATGATCACTACAACATGACATTTTTTTCGCcattttttcttggaaaaattgtGTGTTCTTTAAATATAAATATAGTTATTATTCTGGATTAGGAACCTAGTCGATCTCGATGAGTTCATGATTCGGGCGAGCGGATTTTTGAAACCATGCAGGTGGACTAAAACCTACTTCTAAATGTTACAAAAAAGAACTTAGAAACGAAGAGCCTTCGATGTaaaatttgaaattcattttctcactttcatgaatGGTGATATTGTTTAGCGAGAATTTACATTGGTCAGTTCCAACTAAACATATATGTGTTTGTTTTTCGGAGTTTTACATACCTTATCAATAAGTTCCCCCCCCACCCCCCAAAGTTTTAGAATATGGGATTACATGAAAGTAGAAGTTCGTTTTTTAGACTCCAACAACACGCGAGTGGATGGAGCGACCCAATAACAACTCGCCACGTCGCAGCAAGAAATATGGAAGTTGCATCCAACGTTCACTTGAAGATCTGACGGCTGACGAAGCGTTTTCTCCAGGGAATTAAATTTTAAACATGCGTTTCTTATAATTTCTGCATTTTTTTCAGCACAAATCTCCGCAGGGATTGGACTAACGGTCTAATCTTAAGGACATGGTAGATTTACGTTATGGTCATCTAACGAGAATTAGTAGACACGTCGCTGGCAGGAGCAGAGCAGCCCCACCATGAGATTAAGAATCAGAGGAGAGCCTATTAATTGTGTGACCCCTTCAGCCCGATTTACTCCGCTTCCCAAACACCACATTCCCACAGCACACTACACCTCCAGAGTCCCTTTCCCTCCCAAGCAACTCACATCACTCTATATCCAAAGCTAGAGGAGGAACAAGAGCTCGTCGGTCGACTGACCAAAAAGCAGCCATGGGCAAGGACTGCGGCAACCACCGCGACGACCACCTCCGGAACTGCTGCCGGCGCCTGCTGGCCGTGTTCCTGTTCCTGGCCTTCATCGTCGCCGTCATCTCACTGATCGTCTACCTCGTCCTCCGCCCCACTCACCCGCGCTTCTACCTCCAGGACGCCTCCCTCCGGCAGCTGGACCTCTCCAACGCCTCCAGCCTCCTCTCCACCTCGCTCCAGGTCACCGTCGCCTCCCGCAACCCCAACGACCGCGTCGGCGTCTACTACGACCGCCTCGACGTCTACGCCTCCTACAAGTACCAGCAGATCACCGTCGCCTCCTCGCTCCCGGCGGTCTACCAGGGCCACGGCGACGTCGACATCTGGTCGCCGGTGCTCGACGGGCCCAACGTCCCCTTCGCGCCATACCTCGCCAGCGCCATCTCCCAGGACTGCCAGGCGGGCTACCTCATCCTCCAGGTCAAGATCGACGGCCGCGTCAGGTGGAAGGTCGGCAGCTGGATCTCCGGCCACTACCACCTCTTCGCCACCTGCCCGGCCTTCCTCGTCACCACCGGCGGCAACGGCGCCCCCGGGGCCAGCGGCTTCAAGTTCCAGACAACCACCTACTGCCACGTCGAGGTCTAGTTAAGATCAAGGCTAGCTCCGGCGAGAGGTAGGCTTCTTCTTGGAGTAGCGTTCGCCTGTGCTGTTGTGTCCATAGTCAAAGCAGAGGCGCAGATCGGTGGTAATAATATTACTATTTATGTGGGGAATATAATACAAATGTAAAGGAGGGTGTGATGATTTAGTACTACCGTTTGCTTAGGGGAAGTTAACACGATGCTTATATGCCGCCTTCATTAATTAGCTGCTTACTCTTCTGTTACTGCTACTTCAAAGCTTATAACAACTGTCAATAAACCATTTTTGTGGCACAACTATAAGGAATCCCGTTGAATGTTTTCTTTGATATGCTCAATTATCTTGGTAATGACTCATTTGATAATGATCGGACACAAGATATAGGAGCTTTAAGCTTTTGTTAACTGGAGTTGTAGGAGAATTTTGGACTCCTGTTTGGTCCCTATATTGGTTTGGTGGCAACAACCAGATCCTCCTTGGCAGCTCTCTCGTGGCTTTGGATTTGGTTGAAGCTTGCGAGAAAGTACACATGGGGACTATGTGTTTGAGATCCCCAAGTCCAAGAGCAAAAGGTAGTTGGATAGTCTCTCTCACACACATGGAGTTTGATCATCAGAAGCATTGGGAACACAAGTGATAGTTTGCGGAAGCCGTTTTCTTTTCTTTAGTCCCCTCTGTGTGCCAATTGCCAAGGGATGCTCTGGCATGCGCATGTGTTGGAAGCATCTGTTATTGGTTGAGAAAAAATGTTGTAGGAACTTTGACTTTGCAACCAGCTTACTCATACTTTGGGAGAGTAAACTAGTTTGACAGTCCAAATAGGTTTTCATCAAATTTCACAACTGAAATTTACACATGAGCCTTTCTGAAAAGACTGCAGATTATATATTTTATTACCTGGAATCGCCATCTTTCTTGCAAAGTGTTTTTCTTTCTGACGTTTTCACAAAGAGCTTTACACGACAGATGCTGATGCTGAGATAGTGGCTTCTTTGCGGGTGTGGCCCCATGTTCGTTCGAACTTCGAAATGATAGGACTCGCTTGCTTTGGGAGAGAAGAAAACATCCATGTGCTTTTAGGCAGCAAATTAATGGAGCACCGACTGAATAATATAATGGCGTCTGCGCCTTCAGAATGATGTGAGATGACAGTGGAGACGATTCTCCCGATCCGAGATGCCTTAAAAACCTTTAATTTGGCAAGTATATTGCTTAAGAAGATATCAAAGAGCAAAGAGGAAGATGTATTAGAAGCTACGTAGTACACTTACAGTTAAAGTCGCCATGGATATATTCTTGGTGCATCCATGTGCAGTGTGCTCACTCTCGCTTTTCCTTTGCTTGCTCCGGTTGCATTctggctagctagctagctagtacCGGTTTGGTGACACCGATAATGTTTCCCTTGCGATCTACACATAGGCTTGGTATGGGTTCATCTGGAAATTGAGGAGATATGGCATGATCATTCAACTGAACCCAAACCAGTACTGAACCTACCCGATTGTCCATGAGATGCTGTTAGCATGGGCTTGCATGGAGTAGATTGTTCTTCGTTGGTACAAGATGgagaagaaaagtactccctccgatcataATAAGTATTGTGTCGGAGTTTTAGTTTAATTAGtttaaatttg encodes:
- the LOC127299761 gene encoding NDR1/HIN1-like protein 1, producing the protein MGKDCGNHRDDHLRNCCRRLLAVFLFLAFIVAVISLIVYLVLRPTHPRFYLQDASLRQLDLSNASSLLSTSLQVTVASRNPNDRVGVYYDRLDVYASYKYQQITVASSLPAVYQGHGDVDIWSPVLDGPNVPFAPYLASAISQDCQAGYLILQVKIDGRVRWKVGSWISGHYHLFATCPAFLVTTGGNGAPGASGFKFQTTTYCHVEV